ccccccgcccccccggggctggcctGGGGCCGTGCCACAAGCCACCAAGGGCAGGTGGGGGGTGCCAGccgtgcccagcagcacccagaggtgcCCGGCGCGGTTGGCGCAGGCGACGAGGAGCCGCAGGCAGAGGTGggcgcagggcaggggctggggcaggaccgGGGGGTGCGGGGGGCTGCGGCGGTAgcgggcagccagctccagcaggggcaggatgtCAGGGGCACGCAGGGGGAGGGCACGGGGGTCCCCTGCCCACCAGGTGGCCTGGAGGGACTCGGCGTCGGCAGCAGCCAGGGTCTTCAGGGTTCCACCTGCgggcagaggtgaggagagcctggcaccgGCAGGACCCCCGCGCTGCGCTGGCAGAGGTTGGCAGTGCCAGGtcatgggggtggtgggggcaTGAGACACACACACCCAGCATGGGAATTGGGGCCATAGCAAGACCCTGTCATGGGGCTTACGGATAGTAGTATGGTGCTGGGAGAGTGGCACCCTGGCACAAAGCTGGCAGGGGACACTAATGCCCGtcatggggctggcaggggatgACAATGCCCTTGCaaagggctggctggggccaCCAGTGCCCTGactcagggctggcagaggaggctgatgcCCATGATTCTGCTGACTGGGGATGCCAAAACCCATACTGGGGTTTGTAGGGGACAGCAAGGGCCTGGCACAAGGTTGGCAGGGGGCTCACGATGCCCATTATTGGGTTGGCTGAGAATGCCAACAACCTGGCACAGGACTGGCAAGGGATGCTGCTATCCTGGtagagggctggcaggggacaTCGATGCCCCatcacagggctggcaggggacaCTGCTGCCCgtcacagggctggcaggggacaCTGCTGCCCATCACagcaccccccccaccccaacctccCTCGCCCCTTGGGAGCACCCCCGTGCCACGCACCGGTGGGGCGGGCGAGGAAGGCGAAGCGGATCCAGGCCGGTGCCCTCTCCTCCAGTGCCAGCAAGGTGAGAGCCTCACACTCCAGCCCTGTCTCTTCCTTCACCTCCCTCCTCATGGCAGCCACGATGCCCTCACCGGGCTCCATCCTGCCCGCTGGCAGGTACCACTTCCCATGGCACTCGGCCTTGgcctcctgcaccagcagcacttgGTCCTGAGGGGACAGAAATGGCTCCGGTGGGCACCGGGGTGGCACCGGCgttggagggagggggggggtccCGCTGCgtttggggaggggtggggaggggcttgTCTCACCTCCTCGTTGaagagcacagccaggaccaCGTAGCAGACGTTCCTCCCCAGGCGGGTGGGCACCGAGGGTCCGGGGGCACCCTCGAAGCTTGTCCCCACGTCCCAGCTGCCCC
The DNA window shown above is from Dryobates pubescens isolate bDryPub1 chromosome 31, bDryPub1.pri, whole genome shotgun sequence and carries:
- the NUDT18 gene encoding 8-oxo-dGDP phosphatase NUDT18, whose protein sequence is MGEAPVAELEAVLGGGSWDVGTSFEGAPGPSVPTRLGRNVCYVVLAVLFNEEDQVLLVQEAKAECHGKWYLPAGRMEPGEGIVAAMRREVKEETGLECEALTLLALEERAPAWIRFAFLARPTGGTLKTLAAADAESLQATWWAGDPRALPLRAPDILPLLELAARYRRSPPHPPVLPQPLPCAHLCLRLLVACANRAGHLWVLLGTAGTPHLPLVACGTAPGQPRGGGGGLRLPVLRLLRDCLAQDPRPGPLGLLGLQHHPGGPGEGGDGVCFNVLLSIPEGSPGGAPPELRCPELRWCQVEEGRLKGLILQRLSATVPIRS